One part of the Streptomyces lienomycini genome encodes these proteins:
- the rpmH gene encoding 50S ribosomal protein L34 has translation MSKRTFQPNNRRRAKTHGFRLRMRTRAGRAILATRRSKGRARLSA, from the coding sequence GTGAGCAAGCGCACCTTCCAGCCGAACAACCGTCGCCGCGCGAAGACCCACGGTTTCCGGCTGCGTATGCGTACCCGTGCCGGCCGCGCGATTCTCGCGACCCGCCGCAGCAAGGGTCGCGCCCGTCTGTCCGCCTGA